A section of the Humulus lupulus chromosome 2, drHumLupu1.1, whole genome shotgun sequence genome encodes:
- the LOC133814815 gene encoding benzyl alcohol O-benzoyltransferase-like gives MEKTLNFQVQMSAPEIIQPEKLGPRETKYLSNIDDQIGLRNHIPFVQFYLPSKAMQGHDPAVLIKLALSKALVYYYPMAGRLRNSDNGKLVVDCNGEGVIFREADADVKLAELREVDGGLRPPFPQFDKLLFDDIWGSNSISDSPLLRIQVTRLACGGFVLAYTFNHCICDAYGAFMFMQVVSEFCRIPNRTSPSSLPSWGRELLKPRSPPIISYPHSEYDSSPHSPNITFTETQFKQFAQTSVFLSRTDILLLKSQIPDQKLPTFDAVAACLWRARTRTLLSPKSTTRLLFPIDTRFRYKPLLPNGYYGSAVVFPCAITEAAKLIEKPLPYAASLISAVKQGVTGDEYRASVLDFIEANEHRGFCAEGAFVVSDMTRLRFTDVDFGWGQAVYGGPARAGTGLVPIMVTSLITHKNDKGVEGVLALVSLPLELMERFHKEIRKEINNFVPSSFISSAL, from the exons ATGGAAAAAACACTTAACTTCCAAGTCCAAATGAGTGCACCAGAGATAATCCAGCCAGAGAAACTGGGACCAAGAGAAACCAAATACTTATCAAACATTGACGACCAAATTGGCCTAAGAAACCACATACCCTTTGTCCAATTCTATCTCCCAAGCAAAGCAATGCAGGGCCATGACCCTGCAGTGCTGATAAAACTGGCCTTGTCTAAGGCTCTCGTTTACTACTACCCTATGGCTGGGCGGCTCAGGAATTCTGACAATGGTAAGCTCGTTGTGGATTGTAATGGTGAAGGTGTGATCTTTCGCGAGGCTGATGCGGATGTCAAGTTAGCTGAGCTGCGTGAAGTTGATGGCGGGTTGAGGCCACCGTTTCCTCAGTTTGATAAGCTGTTATTTGATGACATTTGGGGAAGCAACTCGATCAGTGATTCTCCTTTGCTTCGCATACAG GTAACAAGACTTGCCTGCGGAGGCTTTGTCCTGGCATACACATTCAACCACTGCATATGCGATGCTTATGGTGCATTCATGTTCATGCAAGTTGTATCAGAGTTCTGCAGAATTCCCAACAGAACATCTCCTTCCTCTTTACCATCTTGGGGAAGAGAACTTCTGAAACCCCGTTCGCCTCCCATTATTTCCTACCCTCATTCTGAATACGACAGTTCTCCCCACAGTCCCAACATCACTTTCACTGAGACACAATTCAAACAATTTGCTCAAACATCAGTATTTCTCTCTCGCACTGACATATTACTTCTGAAGAGCCAAATTCCTGACCAGAAACTTCCAACCTTCGATGCAGTTGCTGCATGCTTATGGAGGGCTAGAACTCGAACCCTCCTCAGCCCCAAATCCACAACAAGACTTCTTTTTCCAATTGACACCCGTTTTCGATACAAGCCATTGCTTCCCAATGGTTACTATGGGAGTGCTGTGGTTTTCCCCTGTGCCATTACAGAGGCAGCCAAACTCATTGAGAAACCATTGCCTTATGCTGCAAGTTTGATCTCAGCAGTGAAACAGGGGGTCACTGGGGATGAGTATCGAGCTTCAGTTTTGGATTTCATCGAGGCCAATGAGCACAGAGGGTTCTGTGCTGAAGGAGCATTTGTGGTTTCAGACATGACTCGTTTGAGATTCACCGATGTGGATTTTGGTTGGGGCCAAGCTGTATATGGGGGACCAGCAAGAGCTGGTACTGGCTTGGTTCCTATAATGGTTACTTCTCTTATAACTCATAAGAATGACAAGGGCGTTGAAGGAGTGCTGGCTCTGGTTTCTTTGCCTCTAGAATTAATGGAGAGGTTCCACAAAGAGATAAggaaagaaattaataattttgTTCCTTCAAGCTTCATTTCTTCTGCACTGTAA